A region from the Aegilops tauschii subsp. strangulata cultivar AL8/78 chromosome 5, Aet v6.0, whole genome shotgun sequence genome encodes:
- the LOC109772897 gene encoding LEAF RUST 10 DISEASE-RESISTANCEUS RECEPTOR-LIKE PROTEIN KINASE-like 2.4: MTTHALVSIAVLLVVCAAPGALAQTVQVWSLCSPVNYTAGSAYGASLRGVLRDVVAAAGRSRDGYATVFRSQQVKDGAPYGLALCYADAGPPEVCRLCLRMAAGNVTLACPRAASASMLYNNCLVRYADPAADGRKLARPEPDTVQRFSFYNGNMTSAGEADRYGAALNRLMDRLAPAAAEAGANGQPRPLAAFGQTNITADESLYGFAQCVAGLSPADCRLCLQRIAASLPMTKGGRAYSLTCYTRFEVVPFYMPPNTARIVVAPAPAPAPSSPSRASNRRKLGIIVGVSAVAIIVLVATCSIIALKIHRSGRSPFPSLTGKDYNDRRDNIKKILGNYGSLAPRRYKFSHLKKVTKSFGEKLGQGSYGMVYKGTLANGRHVAVKFLHDTTGNGEEFVNEVISIRRTSHVNVVTLLGFCLEGSKRALIYDYMPNGSLDKFIYTENSKQALGWEILYEIATGIARGLEYLHRGCNTRIIHFDIKPQNILLDQDFVPKIADFGLAKLCNPKESYLLSMDGMRGTVGFIAPEVFSRRFGVVSTKSDVYSFGMVLLEMVGGRKNLRASVERESEVYFPDWAHSHLAQFGSLQPFDLGFDGPEEIAKKMATIGLWCIQISPASRPTMSKVLEMFEKSADELEIPPKQFIYSPIQDDSDELQKESRVSMDTSRTS, encoded by the exons ATGACCACCCACGCTCTCGTCTCCATCGCCGTGCTCCTCGTCGTCTGTGCAGCCCCGGGAGCGCTCGCGCAGACAGTGCAGGTATGGTCCTTGTGCTCGCCGGTGAACTACACCGCGGGGAGCGCCTACGGGGCCAGCCTCCGCGGCGTGCTCAGGGACgtggtcgccgccgccggccgctcCCGCGACGGCTACGCTACCGTGTTCCGCAGTCAGCAGGTGAAGGATGGCGCGCCGTACGGGCTGGCCTTGTGCTACGCGGACGCCGGCCCGCCGGAGGTGTGCCGGCTGTGCCTGCGCATGGCGGCCGGGAACGTGACGCTGGCGTGCCCGCGCGCTGCGTCCGCCAGCATGCTGTACAACAACTGCCTGGTCCGGTACGCGGACCCGGCGGCGGACGGGAGGAAGCTCGCGCGGCCGGAGCCGGACACGGTGCAGAGGTTCTCCTTCTACAACGGCAACATGACCAGCGCCGGCGAGGCCGACAGGTACGGCGCCGCGCTCAATCGGCTCATGGACCGCCtcgctcccgccgccgccgaggccggAGCGAACGGCCAGCCGCGTCCGCTTGCCGCGTTCGGGCAGACCAACATCACCGCCGACGAGAGCCTTTACGGGTTCGCGCAGTGCGTGGCGGGCCTGTCCCCCGCCGACtgccgcctctgcctccagagAATCGCCGCGTCGTTGCCCAT GACGAAAGGAGGGCGGGCCTACTCGCTGACATGCTACACGAGGTTCGAGGTGGTGCCCTTCTACATGCCGCCCAACACAGCCAGGATCGTCGTGgctccggcgccggcgccggcgccgtcgTCCCCCTCAAGAG CTTCGAATCGTCGCAAGTTGGGCATAATTGTGGGAG TTTCGGCCGTTGCAATAATTGTTTTGGTCGCGACGTGCTCCATTATTGCTCTGAAGATTCACAGAAGTGGAAGATCTCCATTTCCGTCATTGACAGGAAAGGACTACAACGACCGTAGGGACAACATCAAAAAAATATTGGGCAACTACGGCTCACTAGCTCCCAGGAGGTACAAATTCTCACACCTCAAGAAAGTAACCAAATCATTTGGTGAAAAGCTAGGGCAGGGTAGCTATGGCATGGTATACAAGGGCACCCTAGCAAATGGCCGCCATGTCGCTGTCAAGTTCCTTCATGACACGACCGGAAATGGAGAAGAATTTGTAAATGAGGTCATCAGCATTAGAAGGACATCCCACGTCAATGTTGTCACTCTGCTTGGTTTCTGTTTGGAGGGTTCAAAGAGAGCTCTCATCTATGATTATATGCCTAATGGGTCATTGGACAAATTCATCTACACCGAGAATTCGAAACAAGCTCTTGGATGGGAGATACTATATGAGATCGCAACGGGCATCGCGAGAGGATTGGAGTATCTTCACCGAGGGTGTAACACACGAATCATACACTTTGACATCAAGCCCCAAAACATCCTCCTGGACCAGGACTTCGTCCCGAAGATTGCCGATTTTGGTCTGGCGAAGTTGTGCAACCCCAAGGAGAGCTACCTATTGTCGATGGATGGCATGAGGGGTACGGTCGGGTTCATAGCGCCTGAGGTCTTCTCGAGGCGGTTCGGGGTCGTGTCGACAAAGTCGGATGTGTACAGCTTCGGTATGGTGCTCTTGGAGATGGTCGGTGGAAGGAAGAACTTGCGAGCAAGTGTTGAGAGGGAAAGTGAGGTGTACTTCCCGGATTGGGCTCACAGTCACCTCGCACAATTTGGGAGCTTGCAACCATTTGACTTGGGATTTGATGGACCTGAAGAGATCGCAAAGAAGATGGCCACTATCGGGCTGTGGTGCATACAAATATCGCCGGCGTCTCGCCCGACGATGAGCAAGGTTCTGGAAATGTTTGAGAAGAGCGCCGATGAACTCGAGATACCGCCAAAGCAGTTCATCTACTCACCTATACA GGATGACTCAGATGAACTACAGAAGGAGAGCAGGGTTTCTATGGACACTAGcagaactagctag
- the LOC109737798 gene encoding mitochondrial carrier protein CoAc1-like produces MSTGSVKETVTTSDVSKMAVASDAALGSTPWHHVKEMLAGGVAGVTAKTAVAPLDRVKLLRQVGGGAAPAGTSAFRTLLEITRREGLRGLYRGNGTNALRVFPSKAIHFMAYEQYRSWLLGAVPSLGGGPVVDLLAGSAAGGTSLIATYPIDLARTRLACRATDAGVSGVLRSAYAEGGVRGMYRGVCPSLARVLPTAGLRFYVYEALKRRLPEDYEGRVDAKVVCGMAAGLVGNTATYPLSVVRRQMQLGGTGTGTAVTGALQGVRAIARAQGARQLYSGLGLTFLKAAPSAAIGLVAYEEMKALLNLPDSHH; encoded by the coding sequence ATGTCAACGGGCAGCGTTAAGGAGACGGTCACCACTTCCGATGTCTCCAAGATGGCAGTAGCAAGCGACGCCGCGCTCGGCTCCACGCCGTGGCACCACGTCAAGGAGATGCTCGCCGGCGGCGTCGCGGGCGTGACGGCGAAGACGGCCGTGGCGCCGCTCGATCGAGTGAAGCTCCTCCGACAGGTGGGAGGTGGGGCGGCGCCTGCCGGCACCAGCGCCTTCAGGACACTCCTCGAGATCACCCGCCGCGAGGGCCTCAGGGGGCTCTACCGCGGGAACGGCACCAACGCGCTACGCGTGTTCCCTTCCAAGGCGATCCACTTCATGGCGTACGAGCAGTACCGGAGCTGGCTCCTCGGCGCCGTCCCCTCGCTCGGCGGCGGTCCGGTCGTGGACCTGCTTGCCGGCTCGGCCGCCGGCGGCACGTCGCTGATAGCCACGTACCCTATCGACCTCGCACGCACCAGGCTCGCCTGCCGTGCCACCGACGCGGGCGTCTCCGGCGTGCTCCGGAGCGCGTACGCGGAGGGCGGCGTCCGCGGCATGTACCGTGGCGTGTGCCCGTCGCTGGCGCGCGTGCTCCCGACCGCCGGGCTCCGCTTCTACGTGTACGAGGCGCTGAAGCGCCGGCTCCCAGAGGACTACGAGGGGCGCGTGGATGCCAAGGTGGTGTGCGGGATGGCAGCGGGTCTGGTGGGCAACACGGCGACGTACCCGCTGAGCGTGGTGCGGCGGCAGATGCAGCTCGGCGGCACGGGCACGGGGACGGCGGTCACCGGGGCGCTGCAGGGCGTCCGGGCCATCGCAAGGGCGCAGGGGGCGCGGCAGCTGTACTCGGGGCTAGGGCTCACGTTCCTGAAGGCGGCGCCGTCAGCGGCCATCGGGCTGGTGGCATACGAGGAGATGAAGGCTCTGCTCAACCTGCCAGACAGCCATCACTAA